The following proteins come from a genomic window of Trifolium pratense cultivar HEN17-A07 linkage group LG4, ARS_RC_1.1, whole genome shotgun sequence:
- the LOC123881890 gene encoding heparanase-like protein 3 isoform X2, producing the protein MGYQKLLLGMVFLIYLVSLSFIGVNGIVGGGSSAEKGVVIIHGKCPIGRIHNDFVCATLDWWPPQKCDWGKCSWGHASLLNLDLNNKILLNAVKAFSPLKIRLGGTLQDKVTYGTADNKEPCTPFVLKPDIMFSFTQGCLPMQRWDELNSFFQKAGVKVIFGLNALAGRSVHGGVSVGPWNPTNAESFIRYTVSKKYNIHGWEFGNELCGVGIGTSVAAAQYASDIVVLRKIIQDVYRGVEPKPLIIAPGGFFDGAANWFKEFLNKSGESANAVTHHIYNLGAGIDDHLVERILDPTYLDGVASTFSGLKNVLQNSGTSAEAWVGEAGGAYSSGCHLVSDAFVNSFWYLDQLGMSATYGTRTYCRQTLIGGNYGLLNTTTFNPNPDYYSALLWHRLMGGRVLSTSFYGTKKIRTYAHCAKESGVTILFLNLDNSTTVNAQVALKFAEKPYYHLRGSQRREYHLTAKDGNLHSQIMLLNGNILSVNSDGDIPPLNPIYVDSSKPITVGPLSIVFTHIPDAAVKACS; encoded by the exons ATGGGTTATCAAAAATTACTTCTGGGTATGGTTTTTTTGATTTACTTAGTAAGCTTAAGCTTCATTGGAGTGAATGGAATAGTAGGAGGAGGTAGTTCAGCTGAGAAAGGGGTTGTTATCATTCATGGAAAATGTCCTATTGGAAGGATTCATAATGATTTTGTTTGTGCTACTCTTGATTGGTGGCCACCTCAGAAATGTGACTGGGGAAAATGCAGTTGGGGTCATGCTTCTTTGCTTAATCTG GACCTCaacaataaaattttgttaaatgcAGTAAAAG CTTTTTCACCCTTGAAAATTAGATTGGGTGGTACCTTGCAAGATAAAGTCACATATGGAACTGCAGATAATAAGGAACCTTGTACTCCATTTGTTTTGAAACCTGATATAATGTTTAGTTTCACTCAAGGGTGCTTACCAATGCAAAGATGGGATGAACTAAACAGCTTTTTCCAAAAAGCAGG GGTTAAAGTTATATTTGGATTAAATGCTCTTGCCGGAAGATCTGTGCACGGTGGTGTTTCTGTTGGACCTTGGAATCCCACCAATGCCGAGTCTTTTATTCGTTATACTGTTAGCAAGAAGTACAATATTCATGGTTGGGAATTCG GTAATGAATTGTGTGGAGTTGGAATTGGAACAAGTGTTGCTGCAGCTCAATATGCTTCTGATATAGTTGTTTTAAGGAAGATAATTCAAGATGTATATAGAGGGGTTGAACCAAAACCACTAATCATTGCACCTGGAGGCTTTTTCGATGGCGCTGCCAATTGGTTTAAGGAATTCTTAAACAAATCGGGCGAATCTGCAAATGCGGTCACCCACCATATTTATAACCTTGGAGCAG GAATTGATGATCACTTGGTCGAAAGAATTCTTGACCCAACCTATCTTGATGGGGTGGCCAGCACTTTCAGCGGTCTTAAAAATGTACTTCAAAATTCAGGAACCTCAGCTGAAGCATGGGTTGGTGAAGCAGGAGGGGCTTATAGTAGTGGCTGTCATCTTGTGTCTGATGCATTTGTCAACAGCTTCTG GTATTTGGATCAGCTTGGTATGTCAGCTACTTATGGCACGAGGACATATTGCAGACAGACTTTAATAGGAGGAAACTATGGTTTGCTGAATACTACGACTTTCAATCCAAATCCAGACTATTATAG TGCTCTTCTTTGGCACCGACTCATGGGAGGACGTGTCCTGTCAACTTCCTTCTACGGAACAAAGAAGATCAGAACTTACGCACATTGTGCAAAAGAATCC GGAGTCACAATACTGTTTCTCAACTTGGATAACAGCACCACTGTTAATGCTCAAGTGGCCTTAAAGTTTGCCGAGAAACCTTACTATCATTTGAGAGGATCACAGAGAAGAGAGTACCATTTAACAGCAAAAGATGGAAATTTACATAGCCAAATTATGTTACTAAATGGAAACATTCTAAGTGTAAACTCAGATGGTGATATTCCTCCATTGAATCCTATATATGTTGATTCTTCAAAGCCAATAACAGTTGGTCCTCTTTCTATTGTATTTACTCATATACCAGATGCTGCTGTTAAGGCTTGCAGCTAG
- the LOC123881888 gene encoding triphosphate tunnel metalloenzyme 3 translates to MEVEVKLRLANAEAHRHVTTLLSPFHVITHRQHNLFFDGADSELSSRRAILRLRFYGDDERCVVSLKAKAVIVNGVSRVEEDEEDLDPKVGRDCVAEPGKLGLVESRILGRVKEEFGVVGENGFLGLGGFKNVRSVYDWKGLKLEVDETDFDFGTLFEIECESADPEEAKRILEEFLKENGIDYSYSVVSKFAIFRSGKLP, encoded by the coding sequence ATGGAAGTCGAAGTGAAACTCCGTCTCGCAAACGCAGAAGCTCATCGCCACGTCACCACTTTACTCTCTCCCTTCCACGTCATCACTCATCGCCAACACAATCTCTTCTTCGATGGCGCCGATTCCGAACTCTCTTCTCGTCGTGCTATTCTTCGTCTCCGATTTTACGGTGACGATGAACGCTGTGTTGTTTCGCTGAAAGCTAAAGCGGTTATTGTTAACGGCGTTAGTCGTGTTGAAGAAGATGAGGAGGATTTGGATCCGAAGGTTGGTCGTGATTGTGTTGCTGAACCAGGGAAGTTGGGTTTGGTGGAATCGAGGATTTTGGGGAGGGTGAAGGAAGAATTTGGGGTGGTGGGTGAAAATGGGTTTTTGGGTTTAGGGGGTTTTAAGAATGTCAGAAGTGTTTATGATTGGAAAGGTTTGAAATTGGAAGTGGATGAAactgattttgattttggtaCTTTGTTTGAGATTGAGTGTGAAAGTGCTGATCCTGAAGAAGCTAAACGTATTCTTGAGGAGTTCTTGAAGGAGAATGGAATTGATTATTCATACTCGGTGGTTTCTAAATTCGCAATTTTTCGATCTGGAAAGTTGCCATAG
- the LOC123881890 gene encoding heparanase-like protein 3 isoform X1: MGYQKLLLGMVFLIYLVSLSFIGVNGIVGGGSSAEKGVVIIHGKCPIGRIHNDFVCATLDWWPPQKCDWGKCSWGHASLLNLDLNNKILLNAVKAFSPLKIRLGGTLQDKVTYGTADNKEPCTPFVLKPDIMFSFTQGCLPMQRWDELNSFFQKAGVKVIFGLNALAGRSVHGGVSVGPWNPTNAESFIRYTVSKKYNIHGWEFGNELCGVGIGTSVAAAQYASDIVVLRKIIQDVYRGVEPKPLIIAPGGFFDGAANWFKEFLNKSGESANAVTHHIYNLGAGIDDHLVERILDPTYLDGVASTFSGLKNVLQNSGTSAEAWVGEAGGAYSSGCHLVSDAFVNSFWYLDQLGMSATYGTRTYCRQTLIGGNYGLLNTTTFNPNPDYYSALLWHRLMGGRVLSTSFYGTKKIRTYAHCAKESKGVTILFLNLDNSTTVNAQVALKFAEKPYYHLRGSQRREYHLTAKDGNLHSQIMLLNGNILSVNSDGDIPPLNPIYVDSSKPITVGPLSIVFTHIPDAAVKACS, from the exons ATGGGTTATCAAAAATTACTTCTGGGTATGGTTTTTTTGATTTACTTAGTAAGCTTAAGCTTCATTGGAGTGAATGGAATAGTAGGAGGAGGTAGTTCAGCTGAGAAAGGGGTTGTTATCATTCATGGAAAATGTCCTATTGGAAGGATTCATAATGATTTTGTTTGTGCTACTCTTGATTGGTGGCCACCTCAGAAATGTGACTGGGGAAAATGCAGTTGGGGTCATGCTTCTTTGCTTAATCTG GACCTCaacaataaaattttgttaaatgcAGTAAAAG CTTTTTCACCCTTGAAAATTAGATTGGGTGGTACCTTGCAAGATAAAGTCACATATGGAACTGCAGATAATAAGGAACCTTGTACTCCATTTGTTTTGAAACCTGATATAATGTTTAGTTTCACTCAAGGGTGCTTACCAATGCAAAGATGGGATGAACTAAACAGCTTTTTCCAAAAAGCAGG GGTTAAAGTTATATTTGGATTAAATGCTCTTGCCGGAAGATCTGTGCACGGTGGTGTTTCTGTTGGACCTTGGAATCCCACCAATGCCGAGTCTTTTATTCGTTATACTGTTAGCAAGAAGTACAATATTCATGGTTGGGAATTCG GTAATGAATTGTGTGGAGTTGGAATTGGAACAAGTGTTGCTGCAGCTCAATATGCTTCTGATATAGTTGTTTTAAGGAAGATAATTCAAGATGTATATAGAGGGGTTGAACCAAAACCACTAATCATTGCACCTGGAGGCTTTTTCGATGGCGCTGCCAATTGGTTTAAGGAATTCTTAAACAAATCGGGCGAATCTGCAAATGCGGTCACCCACCATATTTATAACCTTGGAGCAG GAATTGATGATCACTTGGTCGAAAGAATTCTTGACCCAACCTATCTTGATGGGGTGGCCAGCACTTTCAGCGGTCTTAAAAATGTACTTCAAAATTCAGGAACCTCAGCTGAAGCATGGGTTGGTGAAGCAGGAGGGGCTTATAGTAGTGGCTGTCATCTTGTGTCTGATGCATTTGTCAACAGCTTCTG GTATTTGGATCAGCTTGGTATGTCAGCTACTTATGGCACGAGGACATATTGCAGACAGACTTTAATAGGAGGAAACTATGGTTTGCTGAATACTACGACTTTCAATCCAAATCCAGACTATTATAG TGCTCTTCTTTGGCACCGACTCATGGGAGGACGTGTCCTGTCAACTTCCTTCTACGGAACAAAGAAGATCAGAACTTACGCACATTGTGCAAAAGAATCC AAGGGAGTCACAATACTGTTTCTCAACTTGGATAACAGCACCACTGTTAATGCTCAAGTGGCCTTAAAGTTTGCCGAGAAACCTTACTATCATTTGAGAGGATCACAGAGAAGAGAGTACCATTTAACAGCAAAAGATGGAAATTTACATAGCCAAATTATGTTACTAAATGGAAACATTCTAAGTGTAAACTCAGATGGTGATATTCCTCCATTGAATCCTATATATGTTGATTCTTCAAAGCCAATAACAGTTGGTCCTCTTTCTATTGTATTTACTCATATACCAGATGCTGCTGTTAAGGCTTGCAGCTAG
- the LOC123881889 gene encoding prostatic spermine-binding protein-like yields MINPNGTFPHTLADSLTKHNIHSTTMSATDLPTLSFPNNTMLVSSIAEALILQTVIATAKSLAYLLISTGSLLTDVNNLMSPMDGRFPLDQLYKGNHTCEENKDGSETEDDDDEDDDDDVNDEDDEDDEDFSGDEGEEDADPEDDPVPNGAGGSDDDDEDDDDDDDDNDDDGEDEDEDEDEDEDEDQPPSKRKK; encoded by the exons atgataaaCCCTAACGGGACCTTCCCGCACACTCTCGCCGATTCTCTAACGAAGCACAACATTCACAGCACCACCATGTCGGCAACGGACCTTCCAACTCTCTCCTTTCCAAACAACACGATGCTTGTTTCCTCCATAGCCGAAGCTCTCATTCTTCAAACTGTCATTGCTACCGCCAAATCCCTCGCATACCTTCTCATATCG ACTGGATCTCTTCTTACAGATGTCAACAATTTGATGTCACCAATGGATGGAAG GTTTCCTTTAGACCAACTGTACAAGGGAAACCATACTTGTGAAGAGAACAAAGATGGCAGTGAAACAGAGGATGATGACGACGaagacgatgatgatgatgttaatgacgaggatgatgaagatgatgaggaCTTCTCTGGCGATGAAGGTGAAGAAGATGCTGACCCTGAGGATGATCCTGTGCCTAACGGTGCAGGGGGGAGTGATGACGATGATGAGGATGATGACGATGACGacgatgataatgatgatgatggagaagatgaggatgaagacGAAGACgaggatgaagatgaagatcaGCCACCTTCTAAGAGGAAGAAATGA